The proteins below come from a single Pleuronectes platessa chromosome 1, fPlePla1.1, whole genome shotgun sequence genomic window:
- the jph3a gene encoding junctophilin-3 isoform X3 — translation MSTGGRFDFDDGGSYCGGWEQGKAHGRGVCTGPQGQGEYAGAWSHGFEVLGVYTWPSGNSYQGTWAQGKRHGIGVESKGRWEYRGEWTQGFKGRYGQLESTASGARYEGTWSNGLQDGYGTETYSDGGTYQGQWLGGMRHGYGVRQSVPYGMAAIILFPLRTSINSLRSEHSHGPPAVLEDGTPTAPTDGVVAGLAGSPVGRGGFALTAPSEAERQRKRKGRFRQSILSGLKLRRSESKSSLASQLSKQSSFCSEAGMSTVSSAASDIHSNASESEQGPPVDATVTEMYAGEWRSDQRAGWGVSRRSDGLHYSGEWVGNKRHGYGCTTFPDSTKEEGKYKQNVLVSGKRKNLIPLRASKIREKVDRAVEAAEKASDLAKQKAEIAMSRMSHARGKAEAAEGVALKATEECRLARITAKELSPSFHIYGNGLDCQRPSHQDARDKDHEVMSTGTDSPELCTPDTTPPVITPDLSPVLSVPASPPHSPPKHAHRPRNACFMRQSAVDDQGGAEIQVLVEGRGVDLPSGGANNWTDDMYPERGGSSRSTTPSLLEEQEAQINGHEQTPLSNHKPREKSSSNHKSREHASSYRALDGLTVGWTAESTLRWSPAHSRLTEQDEERMNDYTVDMRLQGPDSHPPQNNRLRARGLRPVREGSMDSVQMLDNLNVGAELEEWPLHRDLTLSPPLKSQPITLEQEGDHLTLKSNSGSSSILVVMVILLNIGVAILFIHFFI, via the exons ATGTCCACTGGAGGCAGGTTTGACTTTGATGATGGGGGGTCGTACTGCGGGGGGTGGGAGCAGGGTAAGGCCCACGGCCGAGGGGTCTGCACGGGGCCCCAGGGTCAGGGCGAGTACGCAGGGGCCTGGAGCCACGGCTTCGAGGTCCTAGGCGTGTACACGTGGCCCAGTGGGAACAGCTACCAGGGCACCTGGGCGCAGGGCAAGCGCCACGGCATCGGCGTGGAGAGCAAGGGCCGCTGGGAGTACCGGGGCGAGTGGACGCAGGGGTTCAAGGGCCGCTACGGGCAGCTGGAGAGCACGGCCAGCGGGGCCCGGTACGAGGGGACGTGGAGCAACGGCCTGCAGGACGGATACGGCACAGAAACCTACTCTGACGGAg GAACCTACCAAGGCCAGTGGTTGGGTGGGATGCGTCACGGTTATGGCGTGCGGCAGAGCGTACCGTACGGCATGGCGGCCATCATCCTCTTCCCTCTGCGAACATCAATAAACTCCCTCCGCTCCGAGCACAGCCACGGCCCCCCCGCTGTGCTGGAGGACGGCACCCCCACCGCGCCCACAGATGGGGTGGTGGCCGGGCTGGCCGGGAGCCCAGTGGGCCGAGGTGGGTTTGCTCTGACGGCGCCGAGTGAAGCTGAACgccagaggaaaagaaaaggtcGTTTCCGTCAGTCCATCCTGAGCGGCCTGAAGCTGCGTCGCTCCGAGTCCAAGAGCTCGCTGGCCAGTCAGCTCAGCAAGCAGAGCTCCTTCTGCAGCGAGGCCGGCATGAGCACCGTCAGCTCCGCCGCCTCCGACATCCACTCCAACGCCAGCGAGAGCGAGCAGGGCCCCCCTGTGGACGCCACTGTCACTGAAATGTATGCAGGGGAGTGGCGGAGCGACCAGAGGGCGGGCTGGGGTGTGAGCCGGCGTTCGGACGGCCTCCATTACTCAGGCGAATGGGTGGGGAACAAGAGGCACGGATACGGCTGCACCACCTTCCCAGACAGCACCAAGGAGGAGGGGAAGTACAAGCAGAACGTGCTGGTCAGCGGAAAACGCAAGAACCTGATTCCACTGAGGGCCAGTAAGATCCGAGAGAAGGTGGACCGAGCGGTGGAAGCCGCTGAGAAGGCCTCAGACCTCGCCAAGCAGAAAGCAGAGATCGCCATGTCCAG GATGAGTCACGCCCGAGGGAAGGCGGAGGCGGCGGAGGGAGTCGCCCTCAAAGCCACAGAGGAGTGTCGCCTGGCCCGGATCACTGCCAAGGAGCTGTCCCCCTCCTTCCACATCTACGGGAATg GGCTCGATTGTCAAAGGCCGTCTCACCAGGACGCCAGGGACAAGGACCATGAGGTCATGTCCACGGGAACAGACAGTCCGGAGCTGTGCACGCCGGACACCACGCCCCCTGTGATAACCCCTGACCTCAGCCCCGTGCTGAGCGTACCCGCCTCGCCGCCCCACAGCCCCCCCAAGCACGCCCATCGCCCCAGAAATGCTTGCTTCATGCGCCAGAGTGCTGTGGATGATCAGGGCGGGGCCGAGATCCAGGTGCTGGTGGAGGGGCGGGGGGTGGACCTGCCGAGCGGAGGGGCTAACAACTGGACCGATGACATGTATCCGGAGCGGGGGGGCAGCAGCCGCTCCACCACGCCCTCCcttctggaggagcaggaggcccaGATTAATGGCCACGAGCAAACGCCTCTGTCCAACCACAAACCACGGGAGAAGTCCTCGTCCAATCACAAGTCCCGGGAACACGCCTCCTCCTACAGAGC GCTGGACGGCCTCACCGTGGGCTGGACCGCTGAGAGCACCCTGAGGTGGAGCCCCGCCCACTCGCGCCTCACCGAGCAGGATGAGGAGCGGATGAATGACTATACGGTGGACATGAGGCTGCAGGGTCCGGACTCACACCCGCCTCAGAACAACCGGCTGCGAGCCCGAGGCCTGCGGCCGGTCAGAGAAGGATCCATGGACTCTGTACAGATGCTGGACAACCTGAATGTGGGGGCGGAGCTGGAGGAGTGGCCGCTGCACAGGGACCTCACCCTCTCCCCGCCCCTCAAGTCTCAACCCATCACTCTGGAGCAGGAAGGAGATCATCTCACGCTCAAATCAAACTCA ggCTCCAGCTCTATTCTGGTGGTTATGGTCATTTTACTCAATATTGGAGTAGCCATTCTTTTCATTCACTTCTTTATTTAA
- the jph3a gene encoding junctophilin-3 isoform X1, translated as MSTGGRFDFDDGGSYCGGWEQGKAHGRGVCTGPQGQGEYAGAWSHGFEVLGVYTWPSGNSYQGTWAQGKRHGIGVESKGRWEYRGEWTQGFKGRYGQLESTASGARYEGTWSNGLQDGYGTETYSDGGTYQGQWLGGMRHGYGVRQSVPYGMAAIILFPLRTSINSLRSEHSHGPPAVLEDGTPTAPTDGVVAGLAGSPVGRGGFALTAPSEAERQRKRKGRFRQSILSGLKLRRSESKSSLASQLSKQSSFCSEAGMSTVSSAASDIHSNASESEQGPPVDATVTEMYAGEWRSDQRAGWGVSRRSDGLHYSGEWVGNKRHGYGCTTFPDSTKEEGKYKQNVLVSGKRKNLIPLRASKIREKVDRAVEAAEKASDLAKQKAEIAMSRMSHARGKAEAAEGVALKATEECRLARITAKELSPSFHIYGNGELIGLDCQRPSHQDARDKDHEVMSTGTDSPELCTPDTTPPVITPDLSPVLSVPASPPHSPPKHAHRPRNACFMRQSAVDDQGGAEIQVLVEGRGVDLPSGGANNWTDDMYPERGGSSRSTTPSLLEEQEAQINGHEQTPLSNHKPREKSSSNHKSREHASSYRAWEHSLSNQKPSKHASSNHKSREYSSSNHKTWDHSSTNHKPCEHASSNYKPQVHILSNHKALEHNMSNHKTSEHASSNHKSQDYISSNHNAKDQVSSTYNPREHVYSNHHPKQHNPSNHKLNEHAGIDQRLDGLTVGWTAESTLRWSPAHSRLTEQDEERMNDYTVDMRLQGPDSHPPQNNRLRARGLRPVREGSMDSVQMLDNLNVGAELEEWPLHRDLTLSPPLKSQPITLEQEGDHLTLKSNSGSSSILVVMVILLNIGVAILFIHFFI; from the exons ATGTCCACTGGAGGCAGGTTTGACTTTGATGATGGGGGGTCGTACTGCGGGGGGTGGGAGCAGGGTAAGGCCCACGGCCGAGGGGTCTGCACGGGGCCCCAGGGTCAGGGCGAGTACGCAGGGGCCTGGAGCCACGGCTTCGAGGTCCTAGGCGTGTACACGTGGCCCAGTGGGAACAGCTACCAGGGCACCTGGGCGCAGGGCAAGCGCCACGGCATCGGCGTGGAGAGCAAGGGCCGCTGGGAGTACCGGGGCGAGTGGACGCAGGGGTTCAAGGGCCGCTACGGGCAGCTGGAGAGCACGGCCAGCGGGGCCCGGTACGAGGGGACGTGGAGCAACGGCCTGCAGGACGGATACGGCACAGAAACCTACTCTGACGGAg GAACCTACCAAGGCCAGTGGTTGGGTGGGATGCGTCACGGTTATGGCGTGCGGCAGAGCGTACCGTACGGCATGGCGGCCATCATCCTCTTCCCTCTGCGAACATCAATAAACTCCCTCCGCTCCGAGCACAGCCACGGCCCCCCCGCTGTGCTGGAGGACGGCACCCCCACCGCGCCCACAGATGGGGTGGTGGCCGGGCTGGCCGGGAGCCCAGTGGGCCGAGGTGGGTTTGCTCTGACGGCGCCGAGTGAAGCTGAACgccagaggaaaagaaaaggtcGTTTCCGTCAGTCCATCCTGAGCGGCCTGAAGCTGCGTCGCTCCGAGTCCAAGAGCTCGCTGGCCAGTCAGCTCAGCAAGCAGAGCTCCTTCTGCAGCGAGGCCGGCATGAGCACCGTCAGCTCCGCCGCCTCCGACATCCACTCCAACGCCAGCGAGAGCGAGCAGGGCCCCCCTGTGGACGCCACTGTCACTGAAATGTATGCAGGGGAGTGGCGGAGCGACCAGAGGGCGGGCTGGGGTGTGAGCCGGCGTTCGGACGGCCTCCATTACTCAGGCGAATGGGTGGGGAACAAGAGGCACGGATACGGCTGCACCACCTTCCCAGACAGCACCAAGGAGGAGGGGAAGTACAAGCAGAACGTGCTGGTCAGCGGAAAACGCAAGAACCTGATTCCACTGAGGGCCAGTAAGATCCGAGAGAAGGTGGACCGAGCGGTGGAAGCCGCTGAGAAGGCCTCAGACCTCGCCAAGCAGAAAGCAGAGATCGCCATGTCCAG GATGAGTCACGCCCGAGGGAAGGCGGAGGCGGCGGAGGGAGTCGCCCTCAAAGCCACAGAGGAGTGTCGCCTGGCCCGGATCACTGCCAAGGAGCTGTCCCCCTCCTTCCACATCTACGGGAATggtgagc TCATAGGGCTCGATTGTCAAAGGCCGTCTCACCAGGACGCCAGGGACAAGGACCATGAGGTCATGTCCACGGGAACAGACAGTCCGGAGCTGTGCACGCCGGACACCACGCCCCCTGTGATAACCCCTGACCTCAGCCCCGTGCTGAGCGTACCCGCCTCGCCGCCCCACAGCCCCCCCAAGCACGCCCATCGCCCCAGAAATGCTTGCTTCATGCGCCAGAGTGCTGTGGATGATCAGGGCGGGGCCGAGATCCAGGTGCTGGTGGAGGGGCGGGGGGTGGACCTGCCGAGCGGAGGGGCTAACAACTGGACCGATGACATGTATCCGGAGCGGGGGGGCAGCAGCCGCTCCACCACGCCCTCCcttctggaggagcaggaggcccaGATTAATGGCCACGAGCAAACGCCTCTGTCCAACCACAAACCACGGGAGAAGTCCTCGTCCAATCACAAGTCCCGGGAACACGCCTCCTCCTACAGAGCGTGGGAGCACTCCCTGTCCAACCAAAAGCCCTCCAAGCACGCCTCCTCCAATCACAAGTCGAGGGAGTACTCATCCTCCAATCACAAAACATGGGATCATTCTTCCACCAATCATAAGCCCTGCGAGCACGCCTCTTCCAACTACAAGCCGCAGGTGCACATTTTATCCAATCACAAAGCCTTGGAACATAACATGTCCAATCACAAGACTTCTGAGCATGCTTCTTCCAATCACAAGTCCCAAGATTATATCTCCTCTAATCACAATGCAAAGGACCAGGTGTCCTCTACTTATAACCCTCGAGAGCATGTCTACTCCAACCACCATCCGAAGCAGCACAACCCGTCCAACCACAAGCTGAACGAGCACGCCGGAATCGACCAAAGGCTGGACGGCCTCACCGTGGGCTGGACCGCTGAGAGCACCCTGAGGTGGAGCCCCGCCCACTCGCGCCTCACCGAGCAGGATGAGGAGCGGATGAATGACTATACGGTGGACATGAGGCTGCAGGGTCCGGACTCACACCCGCCTCAGAACAACCGGCTGCGAGCCCGAGGCCTGCGGCCGGTCAGAGAAGGATCCATGGACTCTGTACAGATGCTGGACAACCTGAATGTGGGGGCGGAGCTGGAGGAGTGGCCGCTGCACAGGGACCTCACCCTCTCCCCGCCCCTCAAGTCTCAACCCATCACTCTGGAGCAGGAAGGAGATCATCTCACGCTCAAATCAAACTCA ggCTCCAGCTCTATTCTGGTGGTTATGGTCATTTTACTCAATATTGGAGTAGCCATTCTTTTCATTCACTTCTTTATTTAA
- the LOC128456640 gene encoding zinc finger protein 319 yields MRSGAMTEAWQQQHAVAPPSVVHTLPQGADNPLGCTVYGVVLQPDASLQQPQHGQQHSVQAQQPSLQVGGERGHKCGACGHDISHLANPHEHQCMVNQDRSFQCTQCMKIFSQATDLLEHQCVQVEQKPFVCGVCKMGFSLLTSLAQHHNSHGNGNNPMKCSICEKTYRPGSGNVTPTSSAANPQQPSTGETSGGGAAIGASSPPAFEASSPDRPYKCSVCHKAFRHLSELTRHERVHTGEKPYKCDTCDKSFSQSSHLAHHQRTHSSERPYKCAVCEKSFKHRSHLVRHMYAHSGEHLFKCNLCEMHFKESSELLHHQCQPEGERPFRCGSCGKSFKRPSDLRQHERTHSEERPFQCEECQMSFKQQYALVRHRRTHKNPADRPFKCNLCDKGFLQPSHLLYHQQVHGMESLFKCASCQKSFSQSGELLRHKCGGEVEKPYKCDVCGKGYKKNSTLQRHQNSHCTEKPLKCSLCDKRFVSSSEFVQHRCDPTREKPLKCPDCEKRFRYSSELQRHRRVHTGEKPFKCASCDKSFKQREHLAKHQSVHSRETQFKCVWCGERFVDLTALQEHTVQHTAEGESFPEAPCIP; encoded by the coding sequence ATGAGAAGTGGAGCGATGACGGAGgcatggcagcagcagcatgcagTGGCTCCACCCTCTGTAGTGCACACGCTCCCCCAGGGGGCCGACAACCCGCTGGGCTGCACGGTGTACGGAGTGGTCCTGCAGCCGGACGCCTCGCTGCAGCAGCCCCAGCACGGCCAGCAGCACTCGGTTCAGGCCCAGCAGCCCTCCCTGCAGGTGGGGGGCGAGAGAGGCCACAAGTGTGGAGCCTGCGGTCACGACATATCTCACCTGGCCAACCCTCACGAGCACCAGTGCATGGTGAACCAGGACCGCTCCTTCCAGTGCACGCAGTGCATGAAGATCTTCAGCCAGGCGACGGACCTGCTGGAGCACCAGTGTGTGCAGGTGGAGCAGAAGCCTtttgtgtgtggggtgtgtaAGATGGGCTTCTCGCTGCTCACCTCCCTGGCTCAGCATCACAACTCGCACGGCAACGGGAACAACCCGATGAAGTGCTCCATCTGTGAGAAGACCTACCGGCCCGGCTCTGGGAACGTCACCCCCACCTCGTCAGCTGCCAACCCCCAGCAGCCCTCCACCGGGGAGACGTCCGGCGGCGGCGCAGCCATCGGTGCCTCGTCTCCGCCTGCGTTCGAGGCCTCTTCACCCGACCGGCCATACAAGTGCTCAGTGTGCCACAAGGCCTTCCGGCATTTGTCAGAGCTGACCCGCCATGAGAGAGTacacactggtgagaagccGTATAAATGTGACACGTGTGACAAAAGCTTCAGCCAGTCTTCTCACCTGGCACACCACCAGCGCACACACAGCTCGGAGCGGCCGTACAAGTGCGCCGTGTGCGAGAAGAGCTTCAAGCATCGCTCCCACCTGGTGCGCCACATGTACGCTCATTCGGGCGAGCACCTGTTCAAGTGCAATTTGTGTGAGATGCACTTTAAGGAGTCGTCCGAGCTCCTGCACCATCAATGCCAGCCCGAGGGGGAGAGGCCTTTCCGCTGCGGCTCGTGTGGAAAGAGTTTCAAGCGGCCGTCCGACCTGCGGCAGCACGAACGCACCCACTCAGAGGAGCGGCCCTTCCAGTGTGAGGAGTGCCAGATGAGCTTCAAGCAGCAGTACGCGCTGGTACGCCACCGACGCACTCACAAGAATCCAGCTGATCGCCCCTTCAAGTGCAACCTGTGCGATAAGGGATTCCTGCAGCCGTCCCACCTGCTCTACCACCAGCAGGTTCACGGTATGGAAAGTCTTTTTAAATGTGCATCCTGCCAGAAGTccttcagccaatcaggagagCTGCTGCGGCACAAATGTGGAGGTGAAGTGGAGAAGCCGTACAAGTGCGACGTGTGTGGCAAAGGTTACAAAAAGAATTCAACGCTGCAGCGTCACCAGAACTCTCACTGCACGGAGAAGCCGCTGAAATGCTCCTTGTGCGACAAGCGCTTTGTGTCGTCCTCCGAGTTCGTGCAGCACCGCTGCGACCCGACCCGGGAAAAGCCGCTGAAATGTCCTGATTGTGAAAAGCGCTTTAGGTACTCGTCAGAGCTGCAGCGCCATCGCAGAgttcacacaggagagaagccTTTCAAGTGTGCCAGCTGCGACAAGAGCTTCAAGCAGCGCGAGCACCTGGCCAAGCACCAGAGCGTGCACTCGCGGGAGACACAGTTCAAGTGCGTGTGGTGTGGGGAGCGCTTCGTGGACCTCACGGCTCTGCAGGAGCACACGGTGCAGCACACGGCCGAGGGCGAGAGTTTCCCCGAAGCCCCCTGCATCCCCTGA
- the jph3a gene encoding junctophilin-3 isoform X2: MSTGGRFDFDDGGSYCGGWEQGKAHGRGVCTGPQGQGEYAGAWSHGFEVLGVYTWPSGNSYQGTWAQGKRHGIGVESKGRWEYRGEWTQGFKGRYGQLESTASGARYEGTWSNGLQDGYGTETYSDGGTYQGQWLGGMRHGYGVRQSVPYGMAAIILFPLRTSINSLRSEHSHGPPAVLEDGTPTAPTDGVVAGLAGSPVGRGGFALTAPSEAERQRKRKGRFRQSILSGLKLRRSESKSSLASQLSKQSSFCSEAGMSTVSSAASDIHSNASESEQGPPVDATVTEMYAGEWRSDQRAGWGVSRRSDGLHYSGEWVGNKRHGYGCTTFPDSTKEEGKYKQNVLVSGKRKNLIPLRASKIREKVDRAVEAAEKASDLAKQKAEIAMSRMSHARGKAEAAEGVALKATEECRLARITAKELSPSFHIYGNGLDCQRPSHQDARDKDHEVMSTGTDSPELCTPDTTPPVITPDLSPVLSVPASPPHSPPKHAHRPRNACFMRQSAVDDQGGAEIQVLVEGRGVDLPSGGANNWTDDMYPERGGSSRSTTPSLLEEQEAQINGHEQTPLSNHKPREKSSSNHKSREHASSYRAWEHSLSNQKPSKHASSNHKSREYSSSNHKTWDHSSTNHKPCEHASSNYKPQVHILSNHKALEHNMSNHKTSEHASSNHKSQDYISSNHNAKDQVSSTYNPREHVYSNHHPKQHNPSNHKLNEHAGIDQRLDGLTVGWTAESTLRWSPAHSRLTEQDEERMNDYTVDMRLQGPDSHPPQNNRLRARGLRPVREGSMDSVQMLDNLNVGAELEEWPLHRDLTLSPPLKSQPITLEQEGDHLTLKSNSGSSSILVVMVILLNIGVAILFIHFFI, translated from the exons ATGTCCACTGGAGGCAGGTTTGACTTTGATGATGGGGGGTCGTACTGCGGGGGGTGGGAGCAGGGTAAGGCCCACGGCCGAGGGGTCTGCACGGGGCCCCAGGGTCAGGGCGAGTACGCAGGGGCCTGGAGCCACGGCTTCGAGGTCCTAGGCGTGTACACGTGGCCCAGTGGGAACAGCTACCAGGGCACCTGGGCGCAGGGCAAGCGCCACGGCATCGGCGTGGAGAGCAAGGGCCGCTGGGAGTACCGGGGCGAGTGGACGCAGGGGTTCAAGGGCCGCTACGGGCAGCTGGAGAGCACGGCCAGCGGGGCCCGGTACGAGGGGACGTGGAGCAACGGCCTGCAGGACGGATACGGCACAGAAACCTACTCTGACGGAg GAACCTACCAAGGCCAGTGGTTGGGTGGGATGCGTCACGGTTATGGCGTGCGGCAGAGCGTACCGTACGGCATGGCGGCCATCATCCTCTTCCCTCTGCGAACATCAATAAACTCCCTCCGCTCCGAGCACAGCCACGGCCCCCCCGCTGTGCTGGAGGACGGCACCCCCACCGCGCCCACAGATGGGGTGGTGGCCGGGCTGGCCGGGAGCCCAGTGGGCCGAGGTGGGTTTGCTCTGACGGCGCCGAGTGAAGCTGAACgccagaggaaaagaaaaggtcGTTTCCGTCAGTCCATCCTGAGCGGCCTGAAGCTGCGTCGCTCCGAGTCCAAGAGCTCGCTGGCCAGTCAGCTCAGCAAGCAGAGCTCCTTCTGCAGCGAGGCCGGCATGAGCACCGTCAGCTCCGCCGCCTCCGACATCCACTCCAACGCCAGCGAGAGCGAGCAGGGCCCCCCTGTGGACGCCACTGTCACTGAAATGTATGCAGGGGAGTGGCGGAGCGACCAGAGGGCGGGCTGGGGTGTGAGCCGGCGTTCGGACGGCCTCCATTACTCAGGCGAATGGGTGGGGAACAAGAGGCACGGATACGGCTGCACCACCTTCCCAGACAGCACCAAGGAGGAGGGGAAGTACAAGCAGAACGTGCTGGTCAGCGGAAAACGCAAGAACCTGATTCCACTGAGGGCCAGTAAGATCCGAGAGAAGGTGGACCGAGCGGTGGAAGCCGCTGAGAAGGCCTCAGACCTCGCCAAGCAGAAAGCAGAGATCGCCATGTCCAG GATGAGTCACGCCCGAGGGAAGGCGGAGGCGGCGGAGGGAGTCGCCCTCAAAGCCACAGAGGAGTGTCGCCTGGCCCGGATCACTGCCAAGGAGCTGTCCCCCTCCTTCCACATCTACGGGAATg GGCTCGATTGTCAAAGGCCGTCTCACCAGGACGCCAGGGACAAGGACCATGAGGTCATGTCCACGGGAACAGACAGTCCGGAGCTGTGCACGCCGGACACCACGCCCCCTGTGATAACCCCTGACCTCAGCCCCGTGCTGAGCGTACCCGCCTCGCCGCCCCACAGCCCCCCCAAGCACGCCCATCGCCCCAGAAATGCTTGCTTCATGCGCCAGAGTGCTGTGGATGATCAGGGCGGGGCCGAGATCCAGGTGCTGGTGGAGGGGCGGGGGGTGGACCTGCCGAGCGGAGGGGCTAACAACTGGACCGATGACATGTATCCGGAGCGGGGGGGCAGCAGCCGCTCCACCACGCCCTCCcttctggaggagcaggaggcccaGATTAATGGCCACGAGCAAACGCCTCTGTCCAACCACAAACCACGGGAGAAGTCCTCGTCCAATCACAAGTCCCGGGAACACGCCTCCTCCTACAGAGCGTGGGAGCACTCCCTGTCCAACCAAAAGCCCTCCAAGCACGCCTCCTCCAATCACAAGTCGAGGGAGTACTCATCCTCCAATCACAAAACATGGGATCATTCTTCCACCAATCATAAGCCCTGCGAGCACGCCTCTTCCAACTACAAGCCGCAGGTGCACATTTTATCCAATCACAAAGCCTTGGAACATAACATGTCCAATCACAAGACTTCTGAGCATGCTTCTTCCAATCACAAGTCCCAAGATTATATCTCCTCTAATCACAATGCAAAGGACCAGGTGTCCTCTACTTATAACCCTCGAGAGCATGTCTACTCCAACCACCATCCGAAGCAGCACAACCCGTCCAACCACAAGCTGAACGAGCACGCCGGAATCGACCAAAGGCTGGACGGCCTCACCGTGGGCTGGACCGCTGAGAGCACCCTGAGGTGGAGCCCCGCCCACTCGCGCCTCACCGAGCAGGATGAGGAGCGGATGAATGACTATACGGTGGACATGAGGCTGCAGGGTCCGGACTCACACCCGCCTCAGAACAACCGGCTGCGAGCCCGAGGCCTGCGGCCGGTCAGAGAAGGATCCATGGACTCTGTACAGATGCTGGACAACCTGAATGTGGGGGCGGAGCTGGAGGAGTGGCCGCTGCACAGGGACCTCACCCTCTCCCCGCCCCTCAAGTCTCAACCCATCACTCTGGAGCAGGAAGGAGATCATCTCACGCTCAAATCAAACTCA ggCTCCAGCTCTATTCTGGTGGTTATGGTCATTTTACTCAATATTGGAGTAGCCATTCTTTTCATTCACTTCTTTATTTAA